The Erigeron canadensis isolate Cc75 chromosome 1, C_canadensis_v1, whole genome shotgun sequence genome segment aaaaaccgacaCGGTTCAATGTAATGGGAATCCTAAAGCGAGTTTTTAATAAGGGGTTTTTTAAATGGTTTGAAATCATCACTTAACTCTATGAAGTTGTTAgtttatttaattgattttttatgCAAAATTGATAACGAATATAATAAATCATACTTAAAGATCATTCTTAATAAAACTTCTACAATAAATTTTATTCATCTACAACAATCACTGCTTAATACGTTACATATTGTGCATTAAAATACTCCTATTTATTGTAGATAAATAAATTGTGTTGTAAATTTACCACCATCCTTTATAAATGCCAACATTACAACTTTTGTACGTCTAACTTCGAATCTTATTGCAATGAGATTATACAACTTTTCCAATACACCTGTAATAATTGATTTTACGATTGTGTTTACGTGTTTTCTAACTTATTATTTTCTCCCCTcttgattttttcatatatacatcGAAGTGGACATGTTTGCATATCAATAACCACATAATTTTATGGTACTTGCTTTCTTCAACTTTTTTTATTCTTGTTTTTATCCGATTTTATGTATAACTATAGAGGTCTTCAAAGTTTTGGGGCTTTACTTGCTTTACTCTTAAACCACTAACAAATTCAAACACAACGAAATACACAAAAGAACATAAACTAGTCTTTGGCCAAACCATTGACTTATGTAGGCATGTAGCCAAGGACATTCCAGGTCCAACCATTGGTCTGGTCcgcttttaagttttaactccTTGAACACGGGCTCTACCCTTCTTAAGAAGTTTCCTATAAATCATATTAGATGGCATTGCTATTGTTCATTGTCCAAACTAATGGTGACTTCTTTTTCTCATATTATGAGCTTGATTATCTCTATCTTCACCATTTTCCTCACCTTTCATATAGCAAAAACCCAAAATGTAACCCGTGGTTCTTCTTTAACACCAACCGGTTCCACAACTTCATGGTTGTCGCCATCAGGCCTATACGCCTTTGGTTTCTATCCGCAAACAGGTGGCTACGCTGTTGGTATCTATATTGCCGGAATTCCAGAAAGGACTGTGGTCTGGACAGCCAGCCGCGACAACCTGCCAATCTCAAATAATGCTACTGTACGGTTTACAAACAATGGAGGGCTCACCTTGGACGGAACACAGGGCCAAGAAATCAGTATAGTTGATATTAGTGGTGCTTCTTTTGCTTCCATGCAAGATAATGGCAACTTTGTGCTCTATGATGGGACAACGGTACTGTGGCAAAGCTTTGACCACCCTACCGACACCCTTTTGACAGGGCAACGTCTTGCTAATGGACAAACGCTGATTTCAAGTGTCTCGGAGACAGACCAGTCCGGTATCTTCAGGCTCAAAATGCAAAATGATGGGCACCTCGTGCAGTACCCGAATGTGGAGGAGACTCCAGATACTGGTAGCTATGCTTATTGGGCCTCGGGGACAGCAGGAAATGGACCTAATGTGACACTAAATCTTGATTCGGATGGTTTTCTCTACTTGTTGaaaaattcaacttttttaATTAGGAATCTAACTCAAGGAGGTTATCCTAGAGAAAGGGCAATCTATCGAATGAAAATTGATGTTGATGGCCTCTTTAGATTGTATTATCATAATCTAAGTAACACAGACAAGAATGGATCTGTCATATGGGCATCCTCAGATAACAAGTGTGCAGGGAGGGGTCTTTGTGGTGTAAACGGGTACTGTTCAGTCATGAACAATGCTGCACTATGTCAATGTTTGCCCGGATTTGAATTTGTCAATCCAAAGATTTGGAGATTGGGTTGTAAAAGAAGTTATACCGTAGAAAACTGCAAGATTGAAGATGCAGGTACCGCTTTCTCGATGAAACGTTTGAATAATGCTAGATGGGAAGGAGACCCATATGCTTTCCCAGAAGCACCTACCCAACAAGAGTGCTCAGTTGCTTGTTTGAATGACTGCAACTGTGAGGTGGCACTATTCACCGAACAAGTATGTAAGTTGCAAAAGCTTCCTATAAGATTCATTGAAGTAGTTCCGAGCGAGTCAAATGTTGGATTAGTCAAAGTATACGCATCTTCAGATCTATCTAATACAACAATCCAACATAAGAAAGTGCAACAAATGAAGATATTGGTTATCGGTATTTCACTCATCTCATTAGCCGTACTCATTCTGATACTTTCTGGAGTACTAATCGTGATCGGTAGAAATCATGTTTTGGCATACAAAAAACTATCTGATAATGTTAATGCCCAATTATTCGAGGATATAGGACCTCGGGCTTTTTCATATGGTGAGTTAGAAAGGATGACAGATGGTTTTAAACAAGAATTGGGTAGAGGATCATTTGGGATAGTTTACAAAGGTTTTATGGAGAGTACAAAGAAGGCAGTGGCGGTAAAGAAAATAAAGGAAGAATTTGTTCAGCAAGGCGAAAGAGAGTTTCAAACTGAAACAAACGTGATTGGGAGAACTTATCACCGTAACTTGGCAAGGCTGCTTGGTTATTGTTGTGAGGGTCGTGAAAGACTATTGGTTTTTGAGTACATGACTAACGGATCACTTGCAGATATACTGTTTGAACCCAAAGAAGGCAAATCAAAACCATGTTGGATGGAAAGAATTCAAATAGCAGTTGATATTGCCCGTGGAATCCTCTACCTGCATGAAGAATGTGAAACAGCGATAATTCACTGTGACATAAAGCCTCAAAATATCCTCATGGATGAGTATGGATGTGCCAAGATTTCCGATTTTGGATTGGCAAAACTACTAGAACATGATCAAAGTAAAACTTCCACTTTGATAAGAGGCACAAGGGGCTACGTCGCGCCCGAATGGTACAAGAAGCAACCCATAACAGTTAAAGTGGATGTGTACAGTTTTGGAATTGTTCTGTTTACTATTCTATGCTGTAGGAAGAACATCGACAATAGTCTTCCTGTTGATGAAGCTATTCTTGAAGAATGGGTGTATGACTGTTATGAATCAGGTGAAGTATATAAAGTGGTGGATGATGAAGACGTAGATAAGAAGACACTCGACCGAATGATTAAAATAGGGCTTTGGTGCATTCAAGAGGATCCATCCTTCCGCCCCTCGATGAAGCAAGTGGTGTCGATGCTTGAAGGGACTGTCAAAATCCCAGTACCTCCAAACCCTTATTCATTCCTGAGTGTCGATTAGCTCAAGAAAATAGTAAAAACATTACTGTTTTGGATTTTGTAATTTAGCTAATTCTTGTTAGTTGTACTTGTCAATCGGAAGTTTGTttgtttaactatatataatgtttgaATATGTGATTATTCGTTGAATTGTAATTTCTAAATCTGTATGCTCagtgtttatattatttatgtgttCTTGGAAGTGAAACTCACTGTGTGTTTATATACGTTGTGAATTGCTGGTATGCATGTTTATACTTCATGAATTACTCGCCTGCGTGTAGAGTACTTACAAGTTATGAATCACAAGTCTTTGTGTTTGATTTTATGAGTTGCCATTCTGTATGTGATAGTGTGTTGAAGTGCCCGATTTATTTTCACCAGAATCCAACCCGCCCATATTGCCACCTCCAGATACCACATGCCTGTATAAAGTTTTTTCCCTAGATTTTGCCAGTGCTTTTCAGCAATAACTGTAgattttattttcaaacagttttaaTTCAGAGTTCAAACCTTATAAGCTAATATTTGCCAAATATACACTTTGTGGAGACTTGTCAAGAGTTTTATACGTACAGCCATTAATGTTTCATCATTAGTGTCCTGTATAGTGTATATCCATAACTTTGTCCAATAAACGCACACATAAATGTCGATAACTTTCTTAGATAATCACACAAGAATCTTTGCAGACATCTGTACAATACTACGATGTATAACACGGAGATAATTTTATGGGAAATTAATGGAGTGGCAGCATAATATTTCTAAAGAGATTACCTTAAATTGAGTAGCagcataatatttttattaatcttgGGAAGATTTTCAGTCAATGCATTTTATACATACAACAATACTAGAAACTGTCAGTTAAACTTACTACATTAAAGTTTGAGAGTCCAATCCAGTGCCGTTGATGAACTTCTATTAGGAACCGAAGCTAACAAAAAGAAACGTTATAAACTTAACATTTATAAGAAATAATCACACTTATAGACTAACTGATTGGGTAAAAAATCGAAAATTAAAAGGTTGGAATGGAAATTATtctataattttgtatataactACTGCACCCATGAACAGTACAGTTAACAGCACCAAAGAGCTATAAGTTAATTCTTTTTTAAGTATTAACTTGACTTCCATCTCCTAAAAGACAATAGTCTCCCACTATTTTTTAACACATGAATAAGAAAAGCCTTGACGTCTATAAATAATCTTTGAAAACAGAACATTTGAATTAGTCACAGGTGTAAAAAGCCTGGATGATAATTCTATGAAATTACATCTGAAAGAGcttttaaaataatgataaaaatacaTTCCTATAAATCATATAGATGGGATTAATATTGTTCATTGTCATAACTAATGGTAACTTCATTTTCACATACTATGAGCTTTATTGTCTCTATCTTCACCATTTTCCTCACCTTTCAAACAGTAAAAACCCAAAATGTAACCCGAGGTTCTTCTTTGACGCCAACTGGTGCCACAACTTCATGGTTGTCGCCATCAGGACTATACGCCTTTGGTTTCTATCCACAAACACGTGGCTATGCTGTTGGTGTATATATTGCCGGAATTCCAGAAAGAACTGTGGTCTGGACAGCCAGCCGTGACCACCTTCCAATCTCAAATAATGCTACTTTACGGTTCACAATTGATGGAGGGCTCACCTTGGACGGAACACAGGGCCAAGAAatcaatatatatgatattagcGGTGCTTCTTTTGCTTCCATGCAAGATAACGGCAACTTTGTGCTCTATGAAGGGACAACGGTACTATGGCAAAGCTTTGACCATCCTACCGACACCCTTTTGACTGGGCAACGTCTTGCTAATGGCCAAACGCTGATTTCAAGTGTCTCTGAGGCAGACCAGTCCACAGGTGTCTTTAAGCTCAGAATGCAAAGTGATGGGCACCTCGTGCAATACGCTATGACAGGAACTCCAGATTATATTGGTAGTTTTTATTGGGGCTCTGGCACACAAGGAAATGGACCTAATGTGACACTAAATCTTGATTCGGGTGGTTTTCTCTACTTGTTGAAAAATTCAACTTTTCTAATTAGGAATCTAACCCAAGGAGGTTATCCTAGAGATAGGGCAATCTATCGAATGAAAGTTGATGTGGATGGGATCTTTCGTTTGTATTATCATGATCTACGAGATAGGGGCAAAAATGGATCAGTCATATGGGCATCATCGGATAACAAGTGTGCAGGGAAGGGTCTTTGTGGTGTGAACGGGTACTGTTCCATCATTAATGATGCTGCCCGATGTCAATGTTTGCCCGGGTTTGAATTTGTCAACCAGGAGTTTTGGAGCTTGGGTTGCAAAAGAAACTATACCATAGAAAACTGCAAGATTACTGATGCAGGTAAGGCTTTCCAGATGGTGCCTTTAAATCACGCACGATGGGAGGAAGCCACTTATGCTATTCCAGAAGCATCAACTCAAGAAGAATGCTCACTTGCTTGTTTAAACGACTGCAACTGTGAAGTGGCCCTGTTCACAGAACGAGAATGCAGGTTGCAGAGGCTCCCTTTAAGATTCATTGAAGTAGCTGAGAGTGAGTCGAATGTTGGATTAGTTAAAGTATACACTTCCTCTGTAAATAATGGATCGGATACATGTAATCCATCAACACGTGTTAAGAAGGTGCGGCAATTGAAGATCTTGGTTATCGGTGTTTCACTCATCTCATTCGCCGTACTCATTTTGCTGCTTGCTGGTGTATTAATCTTCTGTAGAAATCATGTTTTCGCATACAAAAAAGTATCTGTTAATCATAATGTCCAATTATTCGATGACATTGGGCCGCGAACATTTTCTTATGGTGAATTAGAGAGAATAACAGATGGTTTTAAAGAAGAGGTGGGTAGGGGATCATTTGGGATAGTTTACAAAGGTATCATTGAAAGCTCAAAGAAGGCGGTGGCCGTGAAGAAACTAAAGAAAGAGTTTGCTCAACAAGGAGAAAGAGAGTTTCAAACGGAAACAAAAGTGATCGGGAAAACTTATCACCGTAACCTCGCAAGGCTGCTTGGTTATTGCTGTGAAGGTTCCGAAAGGCTGTTGGTTTTTGAGTACATGACGAACGGATCACTTGCAGATATACTTTTTGAACCCAAAGCAAGCAAACCAAAACCATGTTGGATGGAGAGAATTCAGATGGCGGTTGATATTGCGCGTGGAATCCTTTACCTGCATGAAGAATGTGAAATGGCGATAATTCACTGTGACATAAAGCCACAAAACATCCTCATGGATGAGTATGGATGTGCCAAGATTTCCGATTTTGGATTGGCAAAACTACTACAACATGATCAAACTAGAACATCCACATTGATAAGAGGCACAAGGGGTTATGTTGCGCCAGAATGGTACAAGAAGCAACCCATAACAGTTAAAGTGGATGTGTATAGTTTTGGAATTGTCCTGTTTAGTATTCTATGCGGTAGGAAGAATGTCGACAATAGTCTTCCTGTTGAGGAAGCTATCCTTGAAGAATGGGTGTATGACTGTTATGCATCAGGTGAAGTGTATAAACTGGT includes the following:
- the LOC122591928 gene encoding G-type lectin S-receptor-like serine/threonine-protein kinase LECRK1, which gives rise to MVTSFSHTMSFIVSIFTIFLTFQTVKTQNVTRGSSLTPTGATTSWLSPSGLYAFGFYPQTRGYAVGVYIAGIPERTVVWTASRDHLPISNNATLRFTIDGGLTLDGTQGQEINIYDISGASFASMQDNGNFVLYEGTTVLWQSFDHPTDTLLTGQRLANGQTLISSVSEADQSTGVFKLRMQSDGHLVQYAMTGTPDYIGSFYWGSGTQGNGPNVTLNLDSGGFLYLLKNSTFLIRNLTQGGYPRDRAIYRMKVDVDGIFRLYYHDLRDRGKNGSVIWASSDNKCAGKGLCGVNGYCSIINDAARCQCLPGFEFVNQEFWSLGCKRNYTIENCKITDAGKAFQMVPLNHARWEEATYAIPEASTQEECSLACLNDCNCEVALFTERECRLQRLPLRFIEVAESESNVGLVKVYTSSVNNGSDTCNPSTRVKKVRQLKILVIGVSLISFAVLILLLAGVLIFCRNHVFAYKKVSVNHNVQLFDDIGPRTFSYGELERITDGFKEEVGRGSFGIVYKGIIESSKKAVAVKKLKKEFAQQGEREFQTETKVIGKTYHRNLARLLGYCCEGSERLLVFEYMTNGSLADILFEPKASKPKPCWMERIQMAVDIARGILYLHEECEMAIIHCDIKPQNILMDEYGCAKISDFGLAKLLQHDQTRTSTLIRGTRGYVAPEWYKKQPITVKVDVYSFGIVLFSILCGRKNVDNSLPVEEAILEEWVYDCYASGEVYKLVDDEDVDKKTLDRMIKIGLWCIQKDPSLRPSMKQVVLMLEGTVKIPVPPNPYSFLSDVN
- the LOC122591920 gene encoding G-type lectin S-receptor-like serine/threonine-protein kinase LECRK1, which codes for MVTSFSHIMSLIISIFTIFLTFHIAKTQNVTRGSSLTPTGSTTSWLSPSGLYAFGFYPQTGGYAVGIYIAGIPERTVVWTASRDNLPISNNATVRFTNNGGLTLDGTQGQEISIVDISGASFASMQDNGNFVLYDGTTVLWQSFDHPTDTLLTGQRLANGQTLISSVSETDQSGIFRLKMQNDGHLVQYPNVEETPDTGSYAYWASGTAGNGPNVTLNLDSDGFLYLLKNSTFLIRNLTQGGYPRERAIYRMKIDVDGLFRLYYHNLSNTDKNGSVIWASSDNKCAGRGLCGVNGYCSVMNNAALCQCLPGFEFVNPKIWRLGCKRSYTVENCKIEDAGTAFSMKRLNNARWEGDPYAFPEAPTQQECSVACLNDCNCEVALFTEQVCKLQKLPIRFIEVVPSESNVGLVKVYASSDLSNTTIQHKKVQQMKILVIGISLISLAVLILILSGVLIVIGRNHVLAYKKLSDNVNAQLFEDIGPRAFSYGELERMTDGFKQELGRGSFGIVYKGFMESTKKAVAVKKIKEEFVQQGEREFQTETNVIGRTYHRNLARLLGYCCEGRERLLVFEYMTNGSLADILFEPKEGKSKPCWMERIQIAVDIARGILYLHEECETAIIHCDIKPQNILMDEYGCAKISDFGLAKLLEHDQSKTSTLIRGTRGYVAPEWYKKQPITVKVDVYSFGIVLFTILCCRKNIDNSLPVDEAILEEWVYDCYESGEVYKVVDDEDVDKKTLDRMIKIGLWCIQEDPSFRPSMKQVVSMLEGTVKIPVPPNPYSFLSVD